The following coding sequences are from one Diospyros lotus cultivar Yz01 chromosome 7, ASM1463336v1, whole genome shotgun sequence window:
- the LOC127806846 gene encoding AAA-ATPase At5g57480-like, whose translation MEMKEFWTTLATLMGAWAFFRGILYTILPPELRLASLKLFHRLCNWCSAYCYFDIAEIDGVNTNELYSAAQLYLSTSAASATGTTSSRRLRLTRATNSSAITFGLANNDRLVDVFRGVPVLWEHVVAPRQSPNFSWRPLPEEKRGFTLRVNKKHKNLVLESYLDHIILKANYIRRKNQDRYLYTNSRGVSLDSHARPWESVPFKHPSTFETLAMDPAKKQEIMADLKDFSHGQSFYQTTGRAWKRGYLLYGPPGSGKSSMIAAMANYLGYDIYDLELTEVNNNSDLRKLLMKTRSKSIIVIEDIDCSVNLTNRKRNNAPRPRPNPNPSPNENGQSGDDNGNSVTLSGLLNFTDGLWSCCGSERIFVFTTNHVEKLDPALVRSGRMDMHILMSYCSFPALMILLKNYLGYEEGDLDEAVARELEKLIEQAEMTPADISEVLIKNRRDKEKAVRGVLEALKARAERVRGNMEEEEAQEKEQEQEQ comes from the exons AtggagatgaaagaattttgGACCACTTTGGCGACGTTAATGGGGGCATGGGCCTTCTTCCGAGGCATCCTCTACACAATCCTGCCGCCGGAGCTCCGCTTGGCGTCGCTGAAGCTCTTCCACCGCCTCTGCAACTGGTGCTCCGCCTACTGCTACTTCGACATCGCCGAGATCGACGGCGTCAACACCAACGAGCTCTACAGCGCCGCGCAGCTCTACCTCAGCACCTCCGCCGCCTCCGCCACCGGCACCACCAGCAGCCGCCGCCTCAGACTCACCCGCGCCACCAACTCCTCTGCCATCACTTTCGGCCTCGCCAACAACGACCGCCTTGTCGACGTCTTCCGCGGCGTCCCCGTCCTCTGGGAGCACGTCGTCGCGCCGCGCCAATCCCCCAACTTCTCGTGGCGCCCCCTCCCCGAGGAAAAACGCGGCTTCACTCTCCGCGTCAACAAGAAGCACAAAAACCTCGTCCTCGAATCCTACCTCGACCACATCATCCTCAAAGCCAACTACATCCGGAGAAAGAATCAAGATCGCTATCTCTACACCAATTCACGAG GTGTGTCCTTAGATTCGCATGCTCGCCCGTGGGAATCGGTGCCGTTCAAGCACCCCAGCACGTTCGAGACCCTGGCAATGGACCCGGCCAAGAAGCAAGAGATCATGGCCGATCTCAAGGACTTTTCGCACGGCCAATCTTTCTACCAGACGACTGGGCGAGCATGGAAGCGAGGCTATCTCTTGTACGGCCCGCCTGGAAGTGGAAAATCGAGCATGATCGCGGCTATGGCGAATTACCTCGGGTACGATATCTATGATCTGGAACTGACCGAGGTAAACAACAACTCTGATCTCAGGAAGCTCTTGATGAAGACGAGGTCCAAGTCTATTATCGTGATCGAGGACATTGATTGTTCCGTCAATTTGACGAACAGGAAACGGAACAACGCACCAAGGCCTAGGCCGAACCCGAATCCGAGCCCCAACGAGAATGGACAATCCGGAGACGATAACGGAAACTCAGTCACCCTTTCTGGGTTGTTAAATTTCACGGACGGGCTATGGTCTTGCTGCGGGAGCGAGAGAATTTTCGTCTTCACGACCAATCATGTGGAGAAGCTTGACCCGGCATTGGTCCGGAGCGGAAGGATGGATATGCACATACTCATGAGCTATTGTTCGTTTCCGGCGTTGATGATTCTTCTGAAGAACTATTTGGGGTATGAAGAGGGCGATTTGGACGAAGCGGTGGCGAGGGAATTGGAGAAGCTGATTGAGCAGGCGGAGATGACGCCGGCTGATATCAGTGAGGTCTTGATAAAGAACCGGAGGGATAAGGAGAAGGCTGTGAGGGGAGTTCTGGAGGCTTTGAAGGCGAGGGCGGAGAGGGTGAGAGGGAATATGGAAGAGGAGGAGGCGCAAGAGAAggagcaagagcaagagcaaTAA